In the Populus trichocarpa isolate Nisqually-1 chromosome 1, P.trichocarpa_v4.1, whole genome shotgun sequence genome, one interval contains:
- the LOC112323830 gene encoding uncharacterized protein LOC112323830 isoform X1 yields MMNTLQQGMIVSAYYTKLKGIWDELNTYSQIPPCTCGSAKALAAEKEKENVHQFLMGLNDKYKTACSQILNTDPLPSLSRVYEQVAQEERQQLIVETRLPSVDAVAFLTNSFSKFNNSRKFTSNRDLSKLFCDHCKRMKHTKETCFELYGYPEWWDKGKKSLKPKKTNNTQLMEKTEGNNTVPITGLTNEQYAQLISMLNLDKSHASTANFVGTTNFAGPTHEEADWNG; encoded by the exons ATGATGAATACATTGCAACAAGGAATGATTGTCTCAGCATATTATACCAAATTAAAAGGCATTTGGGATGAACTCAACACTTATTCACAAATCCCACCATGTACCTGCGGTTCAGCAAAGGCGCTTGctgcagaaaaagaaaaagaaaacgtgCACCAGTTTTTAATGGGTTTGAATGACAAATACAAAACTGCCTGTTCTCAAATCTTGAATACAGATCCCTTGCCTTCTTTATCTCGTGTTTATGAACAGGTAGCCCAAGAAGAACGACAACAGTTAATAGTAGAGACGCGATTGCCTTCTGTTGATGCAGTAGCATTCTTGACAAACAGCTTCAGCAAATTCAATAACAGTCGCAAATTCACAAGTAACCGTGACCTCTCCAAGCTATTTTGTGACCATTGCAAAAGGATGAAGCACACCAAAGAAACTTGTTTTGAACTATATGGCTATCCGGAATGGTGGGACAAAGGGAAGAAATCATTAAAGCCAAAGAAAACCAACAATACGCAACTCATGGAGAAAACTGAGGGTAACAATACTGTTCCAATTACTGGATTGACGAATGAACAGTATGCCCAACTCATATCTATGCTcaaccttgacaagagtcatgCCTCTACAGCCAACTTTGTGGGTACAACTAACTTTGCGG GACCTACCCACGAGGAAGCTGATTGGAATGGGTGA
- the LOC112323830 gene encoding uncharacterized protein LOC112323830 isoform X2 gives MMNTLQQGMIVSAYYTKLKGIWDELNTYSQIPPCTCGSAKALAAEKEKENVHQFLMGLNDKYKTACSQILNTDPLPSLSRVYEQVAQEERQQLIVETRLPSVDAVAFLTNSFSKFNNSRKFTSNRDLSKLFCDHCKRMKHTKETCFELYGYPEWWDKGKKSLKPKKTNNTQLMEKTEGPTHEEADWNG, from the exons ATGATGAATACATTGCAACAAGGAATGATTGTCTCAGCATATTATACCAAATTAAAAGGCATTTGGGATGAACTCAACACTTATTCACAAATCCCACCATGTACCTGCGGTTCAGCAAAGGCGCTTGctgcagaaaaagaaaaagaaaacgtgCACCAGTTTTTAATGGGTTTGAATGACAAATACAAAACTGCCTGTTCTCAAATCTTGAATACAGATCCCTTGCCTTCTTTATCTCGTGTTTATGAACAGGTAGCCCAAGAAGAACGACAACAGTTAATAGTAGAGACGCGATTGCCTTCTGTTGATGCAGTAGCATTCTTGACAAACAGCTTCAGCAAATTCAATAACAGTCGCAAATTCACAAGTAACCGTGACCTCTCCAAGCTATTTTGTGACCATTGCAAAAGGATGAAGCACACCAAAGAAACTTGTTTTGAACTATATGGCTATCCGGAATGGTGGGACAAAGGGAAGAAATCATTAAAGCCAAAGAAAACCAACAATACGCAACTCATGGAGAAAACTGAGG GACCTACCCACGAGGAAGCTGATTGGAATGGGTGA
- the LOC18094600 gene encoding uncharacterized protein LOC18094600, which produces MHPHSYTVDSLSKSQDLASSIFHSSTPPQISSVCASIDSFLHSHSPDQSRCFFSLAFPTLIRKLYGFDDSTSPPSKQSSAGGWLDIIHLANDPALTSRVFNFLSPNSLLFQSIFAVDRQYLVNYAFPIERLPEWARFILSGEKGCQVLNNLCPLFKDKVKEDSIKGGGSLYYQVQLNLFEYFMFWFAYYPVCKGNSDNLKSLATERPKKFKLENWTSSIPCFSHPKHGSERNVEGNDDLYMRLLYAYLRAFVPVCDLNSHQPYRGSLLHYGYGNDGSVLYRAEFFVDVLVNYWLVDSDFSPLNVNVCKSWGLSFKLRLVPGETPPTPNLGEVVKLLVKYLNLSASAVKEGIEHFENPSWSRVSSEKSKDLAASINSPMHVVGSWNAWIQRPAYRFILRSFLFCPMGTTIKNASQVFSVWVTYLEPWKIGLDNFAELDAIIDGSGNDVKKEGEKNVECGYSSSWQGYVLSNYLYYSSLVMHFIGFAHKFLHTDPEMIVQMVLKVIKILTSSKELTDLIKNVDTAFHSRQAGSGKSMLSSLYGYIPLIREQLQDWEDGLCESDADGSFLHENWNKDLRLFGDGEDGGQQLLQLFILRAEAELQANSGDNLAGNLQCIDSLKLQVSCFFGGHTVKQISFTPEVKHVQSRDEIFKPRRVFNHASHNVKYKGDWMKRPISDDEVAWLAKFLVWLSSWLNENLGLYQAERSNVDPKLSYVEPPSDAGNVCGSTEIMKMTLCAVCSWFLMSGAMVVRLMRKHGARVNLRMLASKKIVMVLLACSVFRILKRVFGTSQV; this is translated from the exons ATGCACCCGCACTCGTACACCGTCGATTCCCTTTCCAAATCCCAAGACCTTGCCTCATCCATCTTCCACTCCTCCACTCCTCCTCAGATCTCCTCCGTCTGCGCCTCCATCGACTCTTTCTTGCACTCTCACTCCCCCGATCAATCCCGCTGCTTCTTCTCCCTCGCCTTCCCTACTCTAATCCGCAAGCTCTACGGCTTCGATGACTCAACGTCGCCGCCCAGCAAGCAATCTAGCGCAGGTGGATGGCTCGACATTATCCACCTAGCAAACGACCCCGCTTTAACTTCTAGGGTTTTCAACTTCCTCTCTCCGAACAGCCTACTTTTCCAATCAATCTTCGCCGTTGATCGTCAATATTTAGTCAATTACGCGTTCCCAATCGAACGGTTGCCGGAGTGGGCTCGGTTTATTCTATCAGGCGAAAAAGGTTGTCAGGTTTTAAACAATCTTTGCCCtctttttaaagataaagtaaAAGAAGATTCGATTAAAGGAGGAGGATCTTTATATTATCAAgtacaattaaatttatttgaatatttcatGTTCTGGTTCGCTTATTACCCTGTTTGTAAAGGAAATAGCgataatttgaaaagtttagCAACTGAAAGACCAAAAAAGTTCAAATTAGAGAATTGGACATCTTCCATTCCGTGTTTTTCACATCCAAAACATGGAAGCGAGCGAAATGTGGAGGGCAATGATGATCTTTATATGCGGCTATTGTATGCATATTTGCGTGCGTTTGTGCCTGTTTGTGATTTGAATTCACACCAGCCTTATCGTGGTTCGCTTTTGCATTATGGGTATGGAAATGATGGGTCAGTTTTGTATAGAGCGGAGTTTTTTGTTGACGTGTTGGTGAATTATTGGTTGGTTGATAGTGATTTCTCGCCGTTGAATGTTAATGTTTGCAAGTCATGGGGTTTGTCCTTTAAGTTGAGGTTGGTTCCAGGGGAGACCCCGCCGACACCAAATTTAGGTGAGGTGGTGAAGTTGTTGGTTAAGTATTTGAATTTGAGTGCGAGTGCAGTGAAAGAAGGGATTGAACATTTTGAGAATCCATCTTGGAGTAGGGTTTCTTCTGAGAAATCAAAGGATTTGGCTGCATCCATCAATAGCCCAATGCATGTGGTTGGCTCATGGAATGCTTGGATTCAGAGGCCGGCATATAGGTTTATTTTGAGGTCATTTCTATTTTGTCCTATGGGGACTACAATTAAGAATGCTTCACAGGTGTTTTCTGTGTGGGTTACTTATTTGGAACCGTGGAAGATTGGTTTGGATAATTTTGCAGAGCTTGATGCCATTATAGATGGGTCAGGGAACGATGTGAAGAAGGAAGGTGAGAAGAATGTAGAATGTGGCTATTCTTCTTCATGGCAGGGCTATGTACTGTCCAATTATCTATACTACAGTTCGTTGGTTATGCATTTTATTGGGTTTGCACACAAGTTTCTTCACACTGATCCTGAAATGATAGTCCAGATGGTATTGAAG GTGATAAAAATACTGACATCATCTAAAGAGTTGACTGATCTTATAAAGAATGTTGATACTGCTTTTCATTCGCGACAAGCTGGGTCTGGCAAATCAATGCTTAGTAGTTTATATGGATATATTCCTTTAATTCGTGAACAGTTGCAG GATTGGGAAGATGGTTTATGTGAGAGTGATGCTGATGGTTCTTTCCTGCATGAGAATTGGAACAAAGATTTAAGGCTTTTTGGTGATGGAGAAGATGGTGGACAACAGCTGCTCCAG TTGTTCATATTGCGTGCTGAAGCTGAGTTGCAAGCCAACTCCGGTGATAATCTTGCAGGCAACCTTCAGTGTATAGATTCATTAAAGTTGCAGGTAAGCTGTTTTTTTGGTGGCCATACTGTGAAACAGATCTCATTTACGCCAGAAGTAAAACATGTGCAATCACGGGATGAAATATTTAAGCCCAGGAGAGTTTTCAACCATGCATCGCACAATGTCAAATACAAGGGTGACTGGATGAAGCGCCCCATTTCTGATGATGAGGTCGCATGGCTGGCAAAATTTCTTGTATGGCTATCAAGTTGGCTAAACGAGAATCTTGGGCTATATCAAGCAGAGAGAAGCAATGTTGATCCTAAATTGTCATATGTGGAGCCTCCAAGTGATGCAGGAAATGTGTGTGGATCCACAGAAATCATGAAGATGACATTATGTGCCGTTTGTTCTTGGTTTTTGATGTCGGGTGCTATGGTAGTGAGGCTAATGAGAAAGCACGGTGCAAGGGTGAACCTCAGGATGTTAGCATCAAAGAAGATTGTGATGGTTTTGCTCGCATGTTCTGTATTCCGTATATTGAAGAGAGTTTTTGGAACAAGTCAAGTGTAG